tAGATCCAACAGATTGCTTCAATGTGACCAACAATGAGGTATGGTATAATATGGTAACTTAAATTTCAAAATGTATAgcaaaatttagaataattaggTGAAATTTGTAACACTCTACCACACAGAATTTtatgcttaagtcgtaaaacatAAGTGATGAGacattacgacctctaaaataaaagacATACGTATATACATATGAAGGAAAATCATATGGAGGAGTCTTGAAGAAAAGTTTAAGCAAAAGTTGCAAAGTGAAAAAAGCGCATCGCTCGAGTAAATGGTTACTTGGAtaagaagaaaagtaaagatatatatacataaagagTACAACATCAAAAATACAGTATATCAAGCTCCAAAACATCCCAAAATACACAAAGTAAGCTCCTATTTCTCCACAAGAGCCTCTGGGAGGATCAAACGTAAAACATATATGGAGAAGAgtctatatatatacacataacataataacaaaataaacagCAATCCCAACTTCACTTGCAGTAGGAAACTCCAGATGCCTAGCGAGATACCTCTCGACTTGTATCTGAAAACAATAATATaggtatggaatgagaaccgagagttctcagcatggtaaatgtgccaacatacataatatataagattTCGAAAAAGCCAgagacaatcctagaactctGGTACTCATAATTTAAacttaaagaataaattaaaccaGATATTAGGTAAACTATCTAAGGTTCTCAAGTCCTGAATCTAACCCTAACTCAACACTTCACCTTTGCCTCCTCCAACCCTTCGAAACACTGGTGGATCTACCATCGTCACTCATCCGCCAGACAAGGAATCTCTCAGTTGCATAGACATAcaatacaaacaaagaaaatacacatcctaaaaatataattatagtctaatataaatcttaaaatatctttgaaatttaaaacattacataaaatatcatcaaccaaatacatatgatcttatcaaaatccaaactcaagttaaatattaataaaagcaTATCCAAATATTAAATCCCAATATCATGGtttatcaatcatcaaaatccgCAAGAACTTGTTGCAAATCTGCTTCGGTGGGATGATCTTCACTTTCATTCCCACCCTGTTGAGCAGAAGAATCAAGAGATGCAGCATAAAGACCACTACTACCCTATGGTTTTCCATTCACCATTTGTAGAGCAACATATTTTCAAGCTAAATCTGTTTTTCCCCTAAGGTTAGAAGAACCTTGTGACTGACTATCGTTAGCACTACGGGAATTAGGATTAGCAGCATCATTCAGAATAGGAGTATCGACAGGCATGTTATTATTCACAGAAGCATTGTTATCAACAGTTGCTTCTTGATTaatactattttccataactGAAATTAATATAACAgatatgaaattaaaagcagCCACAAGCCCACAACACAACACAATGAACATTAACAATTTTGCCTACAGTAATTCTGCCTACAGCGTTCAGCCAGTCAACAATATTGCAAAATCGAGTAAGTTTCCAGCATTAACAAATTGCAAATTGGAATACAATTGAACAGAGAAAGTTCACAAATTAACAATTTAGAATACAATTGAACAGAAGAAGTTCACAAATTGAACAACAATTGAACAGATTTCagattatttatttcttatacAATTGAACAGAGGAAGTTCACAAATTGAATACAATGGAATAACAACAGTTTTCagattatttatttcttatacTAACCAACAATTGAACAGAGGAAGTTCACAGAGGAAATTCACAGAGGAAGTTCACAAAAATTGAACAGAAATCGAAGTTCACAGAAATTGAACAAAAATCTAAGTTCATAGAGGAAGTTCACAGAGTATCAACTTCATGTTTCTTATACTAAAGAAGATGAGCAGAGGCGAAGAACAAAGAAGATGAGCAGAGGACGAGTCACTCACCTGGGGTCGATGGAAGGCTACTAGTGTTAACTGTTGAGGACCGCGTGACGATGAAGACGATGAGATGGTGTTGAGGACCGCACGAAGATGTAAGGCTACTGCTTGCTGGtgttgagaagatgaagacGATGGAGATGGAGGGCTACTGGGCAGGGAACCAGGCGACGATGGAGGGTTACTGGGGCTGAGGACCAGGCGACGGCGGTGGCACTGACGACCTGAGACCGCGGCGACGATGAAGGGCGATTGGCGGCTAGGGTTCAGACTTCAGAGGGCGGCTAGGGTTCACTCACTGTGAGATGAATCAGGAATGAATGGGGGTCGGGGGAAGAAGGGGGGTAGGGTGCTCCACGAGCGGGTCGGGTTGGGTtacagtttttatttttttaaaaaacaatcaaaacggcgtcgtttagTAGAACCGGCCGGTCACCGGTCCGCCCCAACCGGCCAATTTTTGGCCGGTTCACCAGTTCTTCTGAGTGCGGTTTTTAGAGGAGGACCGGACCGTTTGCATTCCCGGTTTGCGGTTAAACCAGTCGAACAAGCCGGTCCGGTctggttttcagaaccttgctgATGAGTcttatctgtcggttatatagccaagccccgacatgtccggtagctaaccctgGACAGTCCCTTTGTGTGCGCATCTCTAAGAGTCTTTGCATATAATTCTcaatcatttaatttttatctcaTTGGGGAAATTTTCGGGGAGTTAAAGTACCCGGCTACATCTTATGACTTAggatcaacagagtatcgagtctcaacctggagtgAGTGGTGACTAACCACTGCATCTGCTCggaaaaactcgtatctcagataaagAAGAAGTGCGTAAGCCAAATAATcattcaaatttatttattcattgttCATTCATATATAACATTTTCGCACTCCCCCAAATAATCCACATTAACTCATTCATTAATAATATTTCATCAATATTTTATCATTCTCAATTAATCAACATCATTTTAGTTCTCATTCATATCATAATCAATACGTCGACCTTTTTTCAGTTAGAACTCCATCTTCCATAACCTTTTTGTTTATGGGGTTGCAAAATGCTGTAAACAAATTTGTATTCCTGGAATTGCTGCTgaactgattttttttattgttcttcaattgatgtttttgatttttctttgtgaaattttttgttttattgtttaacTGATCAAATTGTATAATAGAAACACATTCATTGCGAGAATCATGAACTGGAAAGAATGTGGTTTTGGTTTTTAGATCGGTGGTAGTAGTGTCTAAAACAACAATAGAAGAATAAGGAGTGACCGTGAAAGACACAGACAAATCTTTTTACAAAAGTTGACATGATTGAGGATATCttaagacaaaaaaattaaaaaatttttaatttataattatttagttaattataaaaaataatttaattattaattaaaaaaacatgtCATATCATCAAAATTTAGTAGTtatttcaacatttttttttatcaaaaatgtGCTTTGACGAGTTTAAAAATACACTTATCAATTTTTAaagtcttttaaaaattaatttaccaataataaaaatcaaattctatTTCATCAACATctgaatatttataatatcgAATTGGAATTTACCACTTTTCTTGGTCTGTTAGTTTATAGTTATCATTATCTCTAATGAGTATGGGATGTGACTTGTCAAATTTCATAACGTGATCATTTTATCTTCTGTCTATGAGGGACCCAGGTCACCGAAGTTCCAAACTAgcttctttcttatttctttttcgGTTCTTGTTTGTAATCACGAAGATTTTACATCTTGGCTCACTGGCTATGATCCTTAATAACTTGAACATCCTTCCTTTTCTCTGTGACTGCCATAGGCTATTTCTACTTATAAGCTTTTAAGTATACATACATATTAAATATATCAGTTTCCGTGAATCATGGAAGAACCCAAGGCCAGCGGCGACTTCCAGTACCTCTCCGGCTTCGGCAACCACTTGTCGTCGGAGGCCCTCGTCGGAGCTCTTCCGGCCGACCAGAATAGCCCCCTCATCTGCCCCTATGGTCTCTACGCCGAGCAAATCTCCGGCACCTCTTTCACCACCCCTCGCAGCCACAACCTCTTCAggttcattaattaattaatacgcNNNNNNNNNNNNNNNNNNNNNNNNNNNNNNNNNNNNNNNNNNNNNNNNNNNNNNNNNNNNNNNNNNNNNNNNNNNNNatttttcgtttttcttttttttttcttctagtaTACTGTCATACTGgtcttcaaaattaattttatgcaCGAGTCAAATTGGTCCCACTTTCAACCGTAGTCCTTCAAATTAACAAAGGTACATCAACGTAGGTCCAATACGGCAAATTTTTCATCAGATTAAGTTGGAGACTAATTTGACTCATGCTTGAAATTTGAGAAATCAGATTGAACATTCGAGGCCTCTTTTGGTTGGATTTGaatcttctaaattttaaattttactttaaaaaatgtGAGGtctcataatttattttatgagtagaataaaagaaatatgaaaaaaaattattcaagagTGAGAGATCAAATTTTATGTTCtaaactaaaaattcaaaacttagAGAATCCAAATTTCTTTCCCGTTTAGCCGTTTTGTTGACTTTCTTTGCTTGTTTTCCcagttttaatttgtttgtttatttttgggTTGATGTAGTTGGTTTTATCGGATCAAGCCTTCGGTGACTCACGAACCGTTCAAGGCTCGTGTTCGTTCTAACGAGAGACTTTTGAGCGAGTTCAGCCAATCCAACAGCACTACTAACCCAACTCAACTTCGATGGAAGCCTGTGGAAATTCCTGATTCGCCCACCGATTTCATTGATGGTTTGTTCACTGTTTGTGGTTCCGGCAGCTCCTTCATGCGCCATGGATATGCTATTCACATGTAATGCATCAAATTGATATCTTATGCTATTCGGCggtgttttttctttctttgtttcattTTGTCAGAAACAAAATCTTTGGAGACCCAGATTAGTGGTTTACTCAAACAAATTTGATGGATGTGATAAGTGGATATTGTGTATGCCAGCTCACCGTTTGTGATTGGAGTTTTATGTCGATACCAacattttatcttattttatggaGTAAATAGCCATTTTGACACCTGATTTTGACAAAACagtcatcaacatataaatGTTTTTGATAAATGAACTCCCAATATCAGTTCTGTTTGGCCAGTAATGGGTTAATGATTAGCCCATTTTGTCAATCGGAGCTGATATTTGGGAGGTTTATTTTGTCAAAAACAAATGTTTGGATCTATTTGGTCAAAATTAGAATCTTTCAGGTATCAAAATGGTTATTTAGTCTATTTTATGACTTTCAAATAATATCACTTTATAACATGCACAAACCTTGCCGAAACTCAAATGTCAATACCCTTATGTTAATTTTCTCTGCCTTTCATTTAGTTTTCTGAATGTGGAGCTACTGTCAGAACCAGATAACATGTTTAGAGGGTCCACATGTATACTTGTTTCATTAAATGTTAGTGGAACGAGTAAACAAAATCAtttagttatttcttgttaaCATAATCAGTTACTGCTTTAGTTGAATAGTTAATGTACTTTCTCTGTTCATAAACTCTTTCAACTTTGTTGTATTCATTGAATTGGTATATGAAATTCTGTTTTGGTAAGAATGACTGAAGAGTAGGTAAGAAACTGGTTCTATGTTCAGTTTATGTATAGAGCCAAATGAGTTCTTAAGTGATGTGCTATTTTTCCTTTGTCGTTACTTATGCTGCCATGGATTGTTGCCCTGAACAATTATGCTGCAATTTTTCTCCACTTATGTAATTTTATTGTAGCCTATGCAAAACATGAATAATGTTTGATATAGTAGATATTGGTTCGAGTTGTCATATTTGTgaattattcaaattttgaagGTATTATTCACACTAACTATGTTGAGTGcaatatatatatcatttaCAGGTACACTGCCAACAAATCCATGGACAAATGTGCCTTTTGCAATGCTGATGGAGACTTCTTAATTGTTCCCCAACAAGGAAGTAAGTGACAATTATACACATCTTGGTTGTTTTAGCTATGGAGGTTTGTTTTCAGCTACTTCTGTTGTGATGATGTGCTTTCATTATCATGCTTTTAGAGCCATACGATTTCCTAGTTGATCAGTGCTTTAGAAACCTAGGATTGATCTTtccctttcatacaaaagaagAAACATTGTTCTCTGTACTCTTTTAAGTCTTCATACTTGAGTTCTAGGTTTAAATTGTTTAGATTTCGTTACTACGATTCTGGGCATTCTGGCCATGGCAGTatgaatatttttctttatttccaaCATGAATTTGATTCTATTGTTGTGGCCCGTTGCAATCCTGATGCAGTTATGTTTTGGTCAAATTACATGAATCAGTATCATTCCATAATTGGGGGCTGCTGTAGTTGCAGTAGTAGTGCCCTGGTTGTGGACTGCAATTTGAATCTATGAAAGAAAATATCTAATTCAAGAGTAAATTTGGATGAAAAGTACTGCTCTTTAAAGGGATGGTGCAAATATCATCTTTATGGTTCTTTACAATGTATGTTATTCCTGAATTATTTCGTCTATATTGTCTTTATGATACTTTATGTAGAATCTTATTATTAGAAGGAACCAAAGTTCTCAGTGTCACCGTATTCCTGAATTCATCAATATCTTATTTGGAGTCTTGGCTAAATAATACAGGTTCCATGACAGCGAGAGTATTCTTTAAATAATCCTTTATTAATGTCACTTCTTTTGTAGTATATGTTTCTAATGACCTTTGGCTGGTTTTGTAGGACTCGTGATCACTACTGAGTGCGGAAGATTAAAAGTTTCGCCTGGTGAAATCGCTATATTACCTCAAGGCTTTCGTTTCACTGTGAGTCTGCCGGATGGCCCATCCCGTGGCTATGTAGGTGAAATTTTCGGTACTCATTTTCGACTTCCGGATCTGGGACCAATAGGTACATCATCTATTGTGCCATTAAGAAATTTAAGTTAACATATCAATTGCTTACATATTCATAATACACAATTAAAAATTGATCTGCTGTNNNNNNNNNNNNNNNNNNNNNNNNNNNNNNNNTTCTTTTCAGGTGCTAATGGTCTTGCATCTTCAAGGGATTTCCTTGTTCCTACAGCATGGTATGAAGATAAATTCAATCCTGGGTACACTATAGTGCAAAAGTTTGGTGGTGAACTATTTGTTGCAGTCCAGGATTTCTCTCCCTTCAATGTTGTTGCTTGGCATGGTAATTATGTTCCATATAAGGTGGGTTGCTCTTGTAGCAACATTGTTTCAAGAGAATGTTATCATTTCAATCTTCAACATGTTATTTCCAATTTTTTAGGGGTAATAATAATTTGGCAAATCTTGTTTTTGCTTTGTAGTATGATCTAAACAAATTCTGCCCTTACAATACTGTTCTGTTCGATCATAGTGATCCCTCAATAAACACTGGTACAATCTCTTtaccattattttttttttccaagttttaGACTTTCCCTTAAACCACTTGTCTCTTTTTCGTTCCTTTTTCTGTGTTCTGACAATTGTTTTGTATATGCAGTACTGACTGCACCAACGGATAAACCTGGGGTGGCATTgcttgattttgtaattttcccACCAAGATGGCTAGTTGCTGAGCACACCTTCCGTCCTCCATACTATCATCGCAATTGCATGAGTGAATTTATGGGCCTCGTTTATGGTGGCTATGAGGTAACTTAGATCTAAAAGAAGAGTAAATGGTCAGTCCCCAGCCACGGAAAATGGGAGAAGCATTAATCGATACTCCATAGGCTGGGATACCAAAAGGACTAATATGTTTCATCCATTTTAGTATTTAGAACTGCAcgttaatttattttggttagGGATTGAATTTTCCCTAAAAAAAGACAAGAGTCAAGTGTTTAGTCTAAAATAATCTATTTTCATAcatttctgtattttttttccCCAGCATTCTGAATCACTGTGCTTTACATCTGGTGATCGTGAGGCAAAATTTTGTCTCTGTCTGTGACTAATACATTATACGAATTTGTTTTTTAAGGCTAAGGTCGATGGATTTCTTCCAGGCGGTGCAAGTCTTCATAATTGCATGACTCCGCATGGTCCTGATACGAAGTCGTATGAGGTATATATATGTCGTTTTCTTGTACCAAGATACTAGATGTACTTATTATACATTGTCCTGACTcctgatatttatttatttattgatttattttgagtATTGAATCTTTTAACAAGGTATAAGATCGAGTAGCATAAGTATGCCAACCATCTATCCTTCTATCTATCTTATCTATCTATCTTATCTACATAAAAGTTCATACCTATATTTTCTTGCAATTACAGAATGATATCTCTTTTACTTATTCTATTATTGCCACATAAACTCTTTTGCCAGGTTGTAATTTTtacagaattttaaatttatttttattattatccttTCTCATCTAATGACATTTACTAGCATTATCTCCTAATTAATAATGAATTTAATGCtattattagattattttctaaaaaaaaaattttcatattatttatttgtcattaattaattctatttattaaaatattactctattcttatatattttgcattatagataaaataatctatatattatattttcatataaattttttaattttaaagataaaatcaTAAATTGTGAAGTTAATTGGTATTCAATGATGTTAAGAGGAATTGTTgcaaaaatacttagatttatcaaaaccaaatagaaaaaaaatacttcaatatatatatatatatataaagtattgATTGATcgaattagtttttattatattattatcagTGTAAATCTAGTTGTTATGAAACCCAGCTCAACCCATCCCGTTGTAGTGCAAAACTCAAGTCGCCCAATCTGGTGTGACTCTTCCGGGCCAtgttaattttttctttcttcttagaAAGAAGAACTTCGTATCTGTTTTTGCTTTTATCTCACCTCGTTGACATTATCATTCGGTTTTGAACATCATAATGTGTTAATTGCTAATTATTTTTGGCATCTAATGATATTATttacattttaatattttatattttcatatatttattaattattatcatgAACCAGTATCACGTCTAGGTCAATGACCTTTGATACCTATGATAACAACCAAAAGagaaatgaataataataacatgTATTGGTGCACTTACAGGCTACGATTGCACGTGGGAATGATGTAGGACCTTCAAAGATCACAGAAACAATGGCTTTTATGTTTGAATCGTGTTTGATACCCCGCATCACTCCATGGGCTCTACAATCACCATTCTTGGATCATGATTATTACCAGTGCTGGATTGGCCTCAGATCTCACTTTAATCAGAAATCTGAAGTCCCAAACCTGCAGAATAATGGAGAGTAGGGGATTCAAAAGGTTGTTGGTGATCCATACAAAACACACAAAGGAGGTTAGTGACAAAACAATACAGGCAGCCGAGGCTTGGGTCCAGTGGCATTATCAACTGCCTCAAAGAGTTGCACAAAGGTTCGAATCCAGAGTAAGCTCAGGATAATAGTGTGTGTATGTCTCTGTATACAAATAAATGCGATAATATATAGTATTGTGTTTCACTTAcctttagaaaaataaatgtaaaagcttataataatgaaaaatgatCCACAACCAAGTGATTTATCCAAGTCTAATCAAGTAATTTTTCTTGTCGTTTTTTTCGTTATCGTCGTTGTTATCGCTGTCGCTGTCGCTGTCGCCGTCGCCGTCACCGcttcctctttcttctcttctcttttcatttaaatttctttttcttcttccttttcgtTATCGTTAGAAAGTGAAACCAAaagataattatgaaaaattaaaattaaaaaaaataaaaaaaaagatgaaaaagaagaaaagatgaagaggatAAAGAGAAAGAACTTTAAATTATGTagaatttattagaaaaataacactaaaattttttaataataacatCAAGATATTTTAGTTTTGATATTGAAACTTTAAATAAATTTCAGTATTATTTTCGTTTCCAATAAAAGTTTAATCCAATAAGAGTGAATCCAttcaactaaataaaattacaatacATGTTTATTCAAATCTAATATGAGAAGTAATTATCCTAAAAGAAGATATAAgagcaaaacaaaaaaaaagaaaaaaagaagaataagaagcaaaaaaaaatacactagTAACAAAGAGATTTAtgtgttttgtaacaaaatttcgatgttaaattataaaatttcggtgttatttttgtttatggTAAGAATTTAATCGAATAAGTGTaactcaaaaaatttttatatcacGTTATAAAAATTTTGCATAACTCAAAACTCAtcttccctttctttttcttcgttattatcatattttttttaatttcaatttttcatattttttttgtttttccctcgtaacaagaataaaaacaagaaaaagagaagaaaaaatcaaacaaaaaataagaagacatacataatgttgcaaacatcactaagaagagggaaaaaaaagaaaaatgcagcAATATATTATGATAAGAATGGGACGTGGATGCCCATTCCCATACAGAACTCACATTCTCAAAGAAggaataataattaatgaatgttgaaattgatcctccTCGTACATGTATAAATAGAGGCCTTTGCCTCCGAGAAAAGTAAGCAAGTAATAAGAAATCTATTCCCTCTTTATGTTGCAATCAAATACTCTTCTCCTTATATTTCTACtacaattctttctcttcttttattttataagtattttaaattctattttctattactcttttactctgatcaaatttttaggaagaTTCAGGTAACAATTTTTCATTATGTCAaagctctctcatcttgaattcaatgctcttgatatatctggaaacaattatttatcatggatattagacgctgaaatccatcttgattcaatggatcttggagataccattaaggctgaaaataatgcatcccagaaggataaagccaaagccatgatttttcttcgtcgtcatcttgacgagggattgaaaaatgaatatctcacattaaaagatcctgcagatctttggaaagacctcgaagaaaggtataatcatcagaaaacggtgatacttcctcaggcccgatatgaatggacgcacttgcgtctacaagattttaaatctataaatgaatataattctgcaatgtttcgaatcacctcacgaatgaaattatgtaGGAAAAAGATAACTGACcatgatatgttggagaaaactttctcaaccttccatgccttGAATGTGCTCCTACAggagcagtatcgagaaaaagggtttaaaaaatattctgagttaatttcttgccttcttgttgctgaacgcaacaatgagttgttattgaaaaatcatgaagcgcgcccagctGGCGCCGCCCTATTTCCTCaagtaaatgcggcaaatcattaccccagaagaggtaaatggcaagcttttaataacaagaaaaattatggaaggaaaaagaattatttttggtaacaagaaaaattatagaaggaaaaggaattatgttcacaagaaaggatctcaccaaaagtgggataaagaaagaaataatgggcaaaataaatcaattgaggataaatgcttctgttgtggtggaaagggccattggtcacatacctgtcgtaccccaaggcacctagttgatctttatcaagcatccctgaaaaaggatgacaaaggaaaggaaacaaattttgtttcaaatgaggCTGAGaactccaccactcattatgatgtatctgatttctttaaggatcctgaaggaaatattggtcatttgatcaatgatggaatagtttaatatgtgggaTTGTTAGGTatccatgtaaataaataatgtaaagaacttattgttaagttttattttctatgtatttaagtttcaaatgtgatgtacataaataatgaaatattaatgtttataaattttgaaatcattaaatgtcttatgttttaaaataaaattttagtatatgatatTATTGTTGTGTACAGTGTTTCTTAGGAAAATAATTCCAATCAACATTATTTTATATACagtgtttcttagaaaa
The genomic region above belongs to Arachis duranensis cultivar V14167 chromosome 3, aradu.V14167.gnm2.J7QH, whole genome shotgun sequence and contains:
- the LOC107478439 gene encoding homogentisate 1,2-dioxygenase; its protein translation is MEEPKASGDFQYLSGFGNHLSSEALVGALPADQNSPLICPYGLYAEQISGTSFTTPRSHNLFSWFYRIKPSVTHEPFKARVRSNERLLSEFSQSNSTTNPTQLRWKPVEIPDSPTDFIDGLFTVCGSGSSFMRHGYAIHMYTANKSMDKCAFCNADGDFLIVPQQGRLVITTECGRLKVSPGEIAILPQGFRFTVSLPDGPSRGYVGEIFGTHFRLPDLGPIGANGLASSRDFLVPTAWYEDKFNPGYTIVQKFGGELFVAVQDFSPFNVVAWHGNYVPYKYDLNKFCPYNTVLFDHSDPSINTVLTAPTDKPGVALLDFVIFPPRWLVAEHTFRPPYYHRNCMSEFMGLVYGGYEAKVDGFLPGGASLHNCMTPHGPDTKSYEATIARGNDVGPSKITETMAFMFESCLIPRITPWALQSPFLDHDYYQCWIGLRSHFNQKSEVPNLQNNGE